The DNA sequence CTGCCTGCAGACCAGGCCCGTCGATTACGCCGAGCGCCTTGTCAGGGTGCGCGGCGAGCTTGAAGAGGACGCGATGTCAAAGATCGACGAGGCCCTAAAGGTCGTCTTTGGCCTGGATGTATAGGCTGCGGTATGAAACATTTTTACGGAGGTGTTTTAGGTGTTTATGACCCATACCTTGCGCACAAAGGCCCGCGAGGAGCTGATAGACATTACGCGTACGGTGGAGGAGGACGTGAGGTCTTCAGGCATAAAGGAGGGCTTATGTGTGGTTTACGTCCCCCATACGACGGCGGCCGTTACGGTAAACGAGCACGCCGATCCCGACGTCAGGCAGGACATATTAAAGCAGCTTAAGGTATTGGTTCCCAAGGATTGTGACTACTCCCACCTCGAGGGCAACTCCGACGCCCACATAAAGTCCAGCCTCATCGGCGCCTCGCAGGTCATACCCATCCATGATGGTCGTTTAATGCTTGGCACCTGGCAGGGCATATTTTTCTGCGAGTTCGACGGTCCAAGAAACAGGAGCTTTTATGTGACCCTAACTTGAGATTGCTTGTTGACCTGGTGGGCTATAAATTCTTACAATAGTAAAAGGATTCCCTATTCCGATTCATCATGAAATGATCAAGAATACGGGGGTGATTGTGTGAGGAGGATCATAGCGGGTTTGGTGATGGCTGCATTGATGTTCGGTGCCTCTGCGGCGATGGCTCAGGATACCATCAAGATAGGTTATCTGGCCGCGCTCACGGGCGACTGGGCCGCTTACGGGCAGACGGAGCTGAAATCGGCCCAATTGGCGGCAGAGGAGATCAATGCCAAGGGAGGCGTGTTGGGAAAGAAGCTCGAGATAGTGCCCTACGACTTCAGGACCAGGGCGGAGGATGCCGTGAACGCCGTGCGCAGGATGATAGAGCAGGATAAGGTGCTCGCCATAATAGGGGCCAACGGAAGCGGCATAAACATCGCCACGGCACCGGTGGTAAACCGAGCAGGGGTGTCTCAGATCGGCACCGTTTCGACCAACCCCCTGGTGACGGTGGACAACAACGGCAAGGTGCGTCCCTATTCCTTCAGGATATGCTTCACCGACCCCTATCAGGGAACTGTTCTGGCCTACCTTGCGGCCAAGGAGATGGGCAAGAAAAAGGCAGCCATACTCTACGA is a window from the Acetomicrobium flavidum genome containing:
- a CDS encoding secondary thiamine-phosphate synthase enzyme YjbQ; translation: MTHTLRTKAREELIDITRTVEEDVRSSGIKEGLCVVYVPHTTAAVTVNEHADPDVRQDILKQLKVLVPKDCDYSHLEGNSDAHIKSSLIGASQVIPIHDGRLMLGTWQGIFFCEFDGPRNRSFYVTLT